TGCCCGCCTTCGAACGGGCCCGGCGCGGGGTGTGCCTGGTCCCGGAGCGTCGGGCCGTCTTCGGCTCGCTCACGGTCCGCGAGCACCTGGAGCTGACCGCGCCCGACGTCGCTCCCGCCCTCGACGCGTACCCGCAGTTGGAGCCCCTCCTTCCGCGCCGCGCCGGCACCCTCTCCGGGGGCGAGCAGCGCATGCTCGCCCTCTCCCGCGCCCTGCTGGCACACGCGCGTGTGGTGCTCGTCGACGAGCCCGCGCAGGGCATGTCACCCGCGGTCGCGGCCCGCACGTACGAACTCCTCGACGGCCTCGACGCGTGCGTGGTGGTCGCCGAGCAGCGGCTGCCGCCCGGTCTGCGCGAACGGGCGGCCCGCACGACCTACGTCCATGAACTGAGTCGGGGCTCGGTCACGTTCAGCGGAGAGGCGGCCGAAGTGCGCCGCCGGCGGACCTAGAACGTCCGACCGGGGTTCATCACACGGGTGTGGCCCCGGAGTTTGTACCTCTTGGCACAGACGGGCCAGGCGCCCCACCCCTGGGCGCGCACCACCAGCTTGGCGACCTTGATCTGTTGCTCCCGCCGGGCCAGATCCGCGCGCGGGGCGTACGCCAGGCCGCCGAACGCCACCCAGGTGGCCTGCCTGAACTGCAGTCCTCCGTAGTGGTGGTTTCCGGTGTTCGCGTGCCAGCGGCCGCCGCTCTCGCACTTGGCGAGGCAGCCCCAGGGCCAGTGGTCCCGCGCACAGTTGTGCGACACCCGCCCCGCCCACGGGCCGGAGGACGGGGACGCGACGGCCGCCCTCGCGGGAACGAGGACGGCCAGGGTGGTGGCGACGACGGTCGCGGCCACGTACCGCATGCGCTTGCTCAACAGGGGCGATGGCGTCGGCTCGAGGTGCATCGGGTCACGTTAAACAGCACACCGGGCGCGTCCGCCCCGCCGCGCCCGGGGCCCCACCCGGTCGGAGGACCGGGGAGGGGCGGCGGGGTGGAGCCGGGGCTCAGAGGTCGAGCCGCTGGCCGGGCATGATCAGGTCGGGATCACCGCCGATGACCGCCCGGTTGGCGGCGTAGACCTTCCGCCAGGTCGTTCCGTGCCGCTCCGCGATAGCGCTCAGGGTGTCGCCGCCGCGGACGGTGTAGTCGCCGCGGGACGCCGCGCGGTTCGTGTGGCCGGATGCGCGCGCCGGGGCCTCGGACGCCTGTGCGGGGGCCGACTTGGTCGTCGACTTGGGAGCCGACTTGGAGGCCGACTGCGACGTCGACTTGGGGGCCGACTTCGTGGTGGCCGACCCTCCGGACGACGCGGGTGCGTTGCCGTACGCTCCGGCCCGCGCCGAACAGGTGGGCCAGGCGCCCCATCCCTGTGCGTTCTGGACCTTGGTGGCAACGGCTATCTGGGCGGTCTTGGAGGCCTTGTCGGCGGTCGACGCGTAGGCCGTACCGCCGTACGCCCGCCAGGTGCCGGCGGAGAACTGCAGTCCTCCGTAGTAGCCGTTGCCGGTGTTGATGTGCCAGTTTCCGCCGCTCTCGCACTTGGCGATGCGGTCCCACACTGCGCTGTCGGCCGCGGCGGCGTTGCCGGTCGCGGCGAGCAGTCCGAGCGGGGCGAGCAGAGCCGCCCCGGTGAGGACCGCCGTCGTACGCGTCGTACGAACCTTACGAGTGTTATCGGCACATGCGGACATGTAGTTCCCTCTCGAAACACCCGGGATCCCCCAAGGCGGGGCGCGACTTCCTGCGCGTAGGACGCGGTCGTCGTGCTCCGCCCCGTCCGCCGGAGGTGGTGCTGCGAACCAGTCGTGCGGTTCGGCCGGCGGACGTACCCGAGCGGTGCTCTGTGCACACGGCCGAGAAATCTATGGAGACGGACGCCCCGATATCAACCAACTCCATATCATTCGAGGCCAGTTCACAGTTACCGTGGGTATCGGCGATTTTCAGCCACCCACTTCATAGGCTGATTTCAGGATTTGTCGACCAGCCGCTCAAGTGACCTGTGACCCACTTCACGGAACCAACTTCCTTGAACACACACGAAGTTGGCTCGGAGTAACAGATTCCGCACAAGGGATCACCCTGCGCGTCGGATGGTTCGATTCCGTTCGCTCCCGGGCGTGACTCCGGCCACAGATCGCCCGTTGTCATCTTCATGAGCCGGGACCCCCGATTCATGGGCCGGGAGCCACCCGGCATCGCCACGCACCGCATCCCGAGGAGCCACCCGTGCCGCGCATGCTCGACGTCAGCGACGACGTACGCGCCGAGATCGGCGACGAAGAAGCCGACCGGCTGCTCGCCGGAGAGAACGCCCCGGGCAGTTACGACTGCACGTCCTGCCGCACCCCGGGCGACTCGGAACAGGAGCGCACCAGCACCGTCCTGTTCATCGGCGACGAGACCGCCGTCCTCGCCTTCGCCCACGCCACCTGCCTGCCCTCTCAGGTCGTCCAGGTCACCGAGGAGCAACTCCAGGGCGCCGTCCGCTCGATCAACCCCGACGGCGTGCCCGCCCAGGCCGTGCCCGAGCAGGCCGTGCTCGGCGTCACCAGCGGACTCATCCTGATCAGCGGCGAGTTGCACCCCGCGCTCGTCGTCGAGCCCACGGGGCCCATCGTGCGGCCCGGCTCGACGGACATCGGTGACGACTTCCTGCCGCTCCTCATCGAACAGGGGTTCATGCCGGTGACCGAGCTGAGCTCGGTGCCGCCGGTGCTGCACGGGTGGTCCGTGCTGCTCGCCATGGGGCAGCTGCACGCCGTGCTCCAGCCGGGCACCGGGGGCGGGTCGCCCGTCGCCTGGTGGCAGGCGCACCAGGCGCTCCAGGTCGCGGAGAGCTGGCGGGCCGCCGCCAACAAGCACCAGCAGGTGCTGCTGTTCGCGGCGCCGGTCGGGTCGATCGGGCGGCAGCCGCGGGAGGATCTGCTGCGGGACGCGCTGGACAAGGCGGCGGCGAACGGGAAGTTGGTGGCGGCCGCGATGCCGCTCGCCGGGACATGAGCGTTCCACCGGGGCGAGCCGGGTGCGGGGGTGCGTTGTCGGCTGCGGGTCGTGTGTGGCTGAGCGCGCAGTTCCCCGCGCCCGTAGAAGAGCGGGGCTGCGCGTGGGTTGTCGGCTGCGGGCCGTATGTGGCTGAGCGCGCAGTTCCCCGCACCCTTGACGGGCTTGCGCCCCTGACGGGGCGGGGGAAGCAAAGGTGTGACCGCATCTGTTGGGCCGTGGGGTCGTTGGCACATACGTGCACACCTACGACGCCCCCCGCCGCCAGCCCTTCCAGCAGATCCCGGCCGCGCGATCGGCTCAGGATCCTCCGCGCGGCCCATCGGCCACGCCGATCTATGACGCGCTCTACGCCGAGTGGGTCAGATCGTTCAAGGCCCTGCCCGGCGACCGCCACGGCGAGGACCAGCTCGGCTTCACGGCTTTCGGGATCCTGACACAGGGTGCCAGCGCGTACGGCGGATCCTCGTACCCCTCGTCGTACAGCTCCTACAGCGCGGGGGCGTACTCCGCGCGCAACGGCGGCTCCCAGCACGGTCACGGCGCGTCGACGACCGGCGTCTGGCAGCCGGTGGCGCGCCAGAGCGGTACGGGACTGCACCACATCCCGGCCGCGCTGCCGCCCGCGCCCCGCAGGGGCCTGTGAGCGGAAACGGTTGAACAGGTGAGGGGCGGCTCCCACGGGAGCCGCCCCTCACCTGTCGCTACGTCACTTCTTCTTGGTGCCGCGCTTCTCGCGCACCCGTACGGAGATGTGGATCGGCGTCCCCTCGAAGCCGAACTCCTCGCGCAGCCGGCGCTCGATGAAGCGCCGGTAGCCGTGCTCGATGAAGCCGGAGGCGAAGAGCACGAACCGCGGGGGCTTGGTGCCGGCCTGCGTTCCGAAGAGGATGCGGGGCTGCTTGCCGCCGCGGACCGGGTGCGGGTGGGCGGCGACGAGCTCGCCGAGGAAGGCGTTCAGTCGGCCGGTCGGGACACGGGTCTCCCAGCCGTCCAGGGCCGCCTCGATCGCGGGGACGAGCTTCTCCATGTGCCGTCCGGTGCGCGCCGAGACGTTCACCCGGGGCGCCCACGCCACCTGGAGGAGCTCGGTCTCGATCTCCCGCTCCAGGTAGTAGCGGCGCTCCTCGTCGAGGGTGTCCCACTTGTTGAAGGCGAGGACGATCGCGCGGCCCGCCTCGACGGCCATCGTCACGATGCGCTGGTCCTGTACGGAGATGGTCTCGGACGCGTCGATCAGGATGACCGCGACCTCGGCCTTCTCGACGGCGGCGGCCGTGCGCAGCGAGGCGTAGTAGTCCGCGCCCTGCTGGAGGTGGACGCGCTTGCGGATGCCCGCCGTGTCGACGAACTTCCAGGTGATGCCGCCGAGTTCGATGAGCTCGTCGACCGGGTCACGGGTGGTGCCCGCGACCTCGTTGACGACCACGCGGTCCTCGTTCGCCACCTTGTTCAGCAGGGAGGACTTGCCGACGTTCGGGCGGCCGATGAGGGCGATGCGGCGGGGGCCGCCCACCGCGGTGCCGAAGGTCTGCGCCGGAGCCTCGGGCAGGGCCTCGAGGACGGCGTCCAGCATGTCGCCGGTGCCGCGGCCGTGCAGCGCGGACACGGGGTGCGGCTCACCGAGACCGAGGGCCCAGAGGTACGAGGCGTCGGACTCGCCGCTCATGCCGTCGACCTTGTTGGCGCACAGGACGACGGGCTTGCCGGCCTTGCGGAGAAGGCGTACGACCGCCTCGTCGGTGTCGGTCGCGCCGACCTTGGCGTCGACGACGAAGACGACCGCGTCGGCCGCCTCGATCGCGTACTCGGCCTGCGCGGCCACGGACGCGTCGATGCCGAGGACGTCCTGCTCCCAGCCGCCGGTGTCGACGAGCTTGAAGCGGCGCCCCGCCCACTCGGCCTCGTAGGTGACGCGGTCGCGGGTGACGCCGGGCTTGTCCTCGACGACCGCCTCGCGGCGGCCGATGATCCGGTTCACCAGGGTCGACTTGCCGACGTTGGGCCGGCCGACGACGGCGAGGACGGGCAGCGGGCCGTGGCCCGCCTCGTCGATCGCGCCCTCGACGTCCTCGATGTCGAAGCCCTCTTCCGCGGCGAGCTCCATGAACTCCGCGTACTCGGCATCGCCAAGCGCCCCGTGCTCGTGCTCGGCCGAGCCGGCCGAGCCGTCGGGCTGGATGTGGTCGTTCATGAAGTCCGTACCTCGTCGTTCATCGTGGTGATCGGTGGACCACCCGCGTATCGGGTGATCCACTACTCAAGTGTCGCCTAGTGCCCGGTGGGGCGCCCGGCGTTTTCCGGGCGTCCGGTCAGACGCCTGGCGTGGTCCAGGTGGGCGCTCAGCTGCTTCTGGATGCGGGCGGTCGCCTCGTCCAGCGCCTTGCGGGTACGCCGTCCGCTGCCGTCGCCCGCCTCGAAGGGGTCGCCGAAGACGACGTCGACCCGGCTGCGCAGCGGGGGCAGCGCCTTTGTCAACCGGCTGCTCTTCTCGGAACTTCCCAGCACCGCCACGGGGACGATCGGCGCGCCGGAGCGGACCGCGAAGTACGCGAGTCCGGCACGCAGCGAGGCGAAGTCGCCCTCACCGCGGGTGCCCTCCGGGAAGATCCCGAGCACGCCACCGGACGACAGGACGCCGAGGGCGTCGGTGATGGCGGTGCGGTCGGTGGTCGCACGGTCCACCTTCACCTGGCCGATGGCGAGGAGGAAGGGGTCGAGCGGGCCGATGAAGGCTTCCTTCTTGATCAGGAAGTGGGTGGGGCGGGGCGCCACGCCCATGACCATCGGGCCGTCGACGGCGTGCGAGTGGTTCACGGCCAGGATCGCCGGGCCGGTCGCGGGGACCTTCCAGGCGCCGAGCACGCGCGGCTTCCACAGCCCGTACATCAGGCCGACGCCGATACGGCGCCCTACCTCGGCGCCTCTCTCGGAGGGTGCGGTCACTTGGCGACCCGCTTCTCCTCGACGAGGGTGACGACGCACTCGATGACCTGCTGGAGCGTGAGGTCGGAGGTGTCCACCTCGACCGCGTCGTCCGCCTTGGCGAGGGGGGAGGTCTTACGGCTGGAGTCGGCGGCGTCCCGCTTGAGCAGGGCCTCGCGGGTGCTGTGGACGTCCGCGCCCTTCAGCTCACCGCTGCGCCGGGAGGCACGCGCCTCCGGGGAAGCGGTGAGGAAGATCTTCAGATCGGCGTCCGGCAGCACGGTGGTGCCGATGTCGCGTCCCTCGACGACTATCCCCGGCTCGGCGGCGGCCGCGATCGAACGCTGCAGCTCGGTGATCCGGGCGCGCACCTCGGGCACCGCGCTGACCGCGCTGACCTTGGAGGTGACCTCCTGGGTGCGGATCGGGCCCGCGACGTCGGTCCCGTCGACCGTGATGGCCGGCGCGGAGGGGTCGGTCCCGGAGATGATCTCCGGCTTCCCCGCCACGGCGGCGATCGCGGTCGGGTCCGTGATGTCGATGCCGTTGGTCACCATCCACCAGGTGATCGCCCGGTACTGCGCGCCCGTGTCCAGGTAGCTGAGGCCCAGCTTCGCGGCCACGGCCTTGGAGGTGCTCGACTTGCCCGTGCCGGACGGGCCGTCGATGGCGACAATCACTGCCGGGGCGGGCCGGGCGGCGCCGTTTTCCACGGTGGGAACACCTTCCTGGTGCGGGGTGGCGGTCTGTGCGGGGCACGATCGCGCCCAGCACAAGGTTACTGTCTCCCCGGACCCCGCATTACTGGCTCTTCCCGGGCTCACCGCACGGCAAGCACCGGCGCCGCCCCGGGGCAGGCCGCACCGGGCCGGGCGGTGCCCCTACTGCCGCAGTGCCCAGCCCCGTTCCCGCAGTGCCGTGCTCAGCACCGGTGCCGCCTTCGGGTCCACCATCAGCTGGACGAGGCCGGCCTGCTGTCCGGTCGCGTGCTCGATGCGTACGTCCTCGATGTTGACCCCGGCGGCCCCCGCGTCGGCGAAGATGCGGGCCAGCTGGCCGGGCTGGTCGTCGATGAGGACGGCCACCGTCTCGTACGTCAGAGGCGCGGCACCGTGCTTGCCGGGGACGCGGACCTGGCCCGCGTTGCCGCGGCGCAGGACGTTCTCGATGCCGCTCGCGCCCACGCGCCGCTTGGCCTCGTCGGAGGACTGAAGGGCCCGCAGGGCCTGGACGGTCTCGTCGAGGTCGGCGGAGACGTCCGCGAGGAGGTCGGCGACCGGGCCCGGGTTCGCGGAGAGGATGTCGATCCACATCCGGGGGTCGGAGGCCGCGATCCGGGTCACGTCACGGATGCCCTGCCCGCACAGCCGTACCGCCGCCTCCTCCGCGTTCTCCAGGCGCGCGGCGACCATGCTGGACACCAGATGCGGCATGTGGGAGACGAGCGCGACCGCGCGGTCGTGGGCGTCGGCGTCCATGACGACCGGGACGGCACGGCAGTGCGACACCAGCTCGAGGGCCAGGTTCAGGACCTCGGTGTCCGTGTCCCGGGTCGGGGTGAGGACCCAGGGGCGGCCTTCGAAGAGGTCACCCGTCGCGGCCAGCGGGCCCGACTTCTCGCGGCCCGACATGGGGTGCGAACCGATGTACGCGGAGAGGTCGAGGCCGAGCGCCTCCAGCTCGCGGCGCGGTCCGCCCTTGACGCTCGCCACGTCGAGGTAGCCGCGCGCGACCCCGCGCCGCATGGCGTCCGCGAGCGTCGCCGCCACGTGCGCCGGCGGGGCCGCCACGATCGCGAGGTCCACGGGGCCGCCGGGCGCCTCCTCGGTGCCGGCGCCGAGCGCGGCCGCCGTACGGGCCTGCTCCGGGTCGTGGTCGGTGAGGTGGACGACGACGCCCCGCTGGGAGAGCGCGAGGGCCGCCGACGTACCGATCAGCCCGGTTCCGATGACGAGCGCGGTTCTCACTGGGCGATGTCCTTGCGCAGCGCGCCCGCGGCACCCAGGTAGACGTGCGCGAAGTCGGCGCGGGGCTTGTCGGACTCGATGTGCGCGAGGATCCGTACGACCCGGGGCATCGCACCCTCGATGTCCAGCTCCTGCGCGCAGATCAGCGGTACGTCGACGATGC
This portion of the Streptomyces mirabilis genome encodes:
- a CDS encoding transglycosylase family protein, coding for MSACADNTRKVRTTRTTAVLTGAALLAPLGLLAATGNAAAADSAVWDRIAKCESGGNWHINTGNGYYGGLQFSAGTWRAYGGTAYASTADKASKTAQIAVATKVQNAQGWGAWPTCSARAGAYGNAPASSGGSATTKSAPKSTSQSASKSAPKSTTKSAPAQASEAPARASGHTNRAASRGDYTVRGGDTLSAIAERHGTTWRKVYAANRAVIGGDPDLIMPGQRLDL
- a CDS encoding transglycosylase family protein, with product MHLEPTPSPLLSKRMRYVAATVVATTLAVLVPARAAVASPSSGPWAGRVSHNCARDHWPWGCLAKCESGGRWHANTGNHHYGGLQFRQATWVAFGGLAYAPRADLARREQQIKVAKLVVRAQGWGAWPVCAKRYKLRGHTRVMNPGRTF
- the cmk gene encoding (d)CMP kinase, translating into MENGAARPAPAVIVAIDGPSGTGKSSTSKAVAAKLGLSYLDTGAQYRAITWWMVTNGIDITDPTAIAAVAGKPEIISGTDPSAPAITVDGTDVAGPIRTQEVTSKVSAVSAVPEVRARITELQRSIAAAAEPGIVVEGRDIGTTVLPDADLKIFLTASPEARASRRSGELKGADVHSTREALLKRDAADSSRKTSPLAKADDAVEVDTSDLTLQQVIECVVTLVEEKRVAK
- a CDS encoding prephenate dehydrogenase, which produces MRTALVIGTGLIGTSAALALSQRGVVVHLTDHDPEQARTAAALGAGTEEAPGGPVDLAIVAAPPAHVAATLADAMRRGVARGYLDVASVKGGPRRELEALGLDLSAYIGSHPMSGREKSGPLAATGDLFEGRPWVLTPTRDTDTEVLNLALELVSHCRAVPVVMDADAHDRAVALVSHMPHLVSSMVAARLENAEEAAVRLCGQGIRDVTRIAASDPRMWIDILSANPGPVADLLADVSADLDETVQALRALQSSDEAKRRVGASGIENVLRRGNAGQVRVPGKHGAAPLTYETVAVLIDDQPGQLARIFADAGAAGVNIEDVRIEHATGQQAGLVQLMVDPKAAPVLSTALRERGWALRQ
- a CDS encoding lysophospholipid acyltransferase family protein, with translation MRRHPRRGEAGRQVTAPSERGAEVGRRIGVGLMYGLWKPRVLGAWKVPATGPAILAVNHSHAVDGPMVMGVAPRPTHFLIKKEAFIGPLDPFLLAIGQVKVDRATTDRTAITDALGVLSSGGVLGIFPEGTRGEGDFASLRAGLAYFAVRSGAPIVPVAVLGSSEKSSRLTKALPPLRSRVDVVFGDPFEAGDGSGRRTRKALDEATARIQKQLSAHLDHARRLTGRPENAGRPTGH
- the der gene encoding ribosome biogenesis GTPase Der, with amino-acid sequence MNDHIQPDGSAGSAEHEHGALGDAEYAEFMELAAEEGFDIEDVEGAIDEAGHGPLPVLAVVGRPNVGKSTLVNRIIGRREAVVEDKPGVTRDRVTYEAEWAGRRFKLVDTGGWEQDVLGIDASVAAQAEYAIEAADAVVFVVDAKVGATDTDEAVVRLLRKAGKPVVLCANKVDGMSGESDASYLWALGLGEPHPVSALHGRGTGDMLDAVLEALPEAPAQTFGTAVGGPRRIALIGRPNVGKSSLLNKVANEDRVVVNEVAGTTRDPVDELIELGGITWKFVDTAGIRKRVHLQQGADYYASLRTAAAVEKAEVAVILIDASETISVQDQRIVTMAVEAGRAIVLAFNKWDTLDEERRYYLEREIETELLQVAWAPRVNVSARTGRHMEKLVPAIEAALDGWETRVPTGRLNAFLGELVAAHPHPVRGGKQPRILFGTQAGTKPPRFVLFASGFIEHGYRRFIERRLREEFGFEGTPIHISVRVREKRGTKKK
- a CDS encoding ABC transporter ATP-binding protein codes for the protein MNISLRHARVRYGPLEALHGVTLVAPGPGVTVLLGRNGSGRTTALRALAGTVPLSDGAVVWDGVDVTRLPAFERARRGVCLVPERRAVFGSLTVREHLELTAPDVAPALDAYPQLEPLLPRRAGTLSGGEQRMLALSRALLAHARVVLVDEPAQGMSPAVAARTYELLDGLDACVVVAEQRLPPGLRERAARTTYVHELSRGSVTFSGEAAEVRRRRT